A single region of the Rhizophagus irregularis chromosome 27, complete sequence genome encodes:
- a CDS encoding uncharacterized protein (SECRETED:cutsite_ADC-TI; SECRETED:prob_0.4695); SECRETED:SignalP(1-16), which yields MKEFKIWLAILIYADCTILPEFWYSKVDPLATHIRTVSKTICIPSSNISIDEMIARFSGKSAHTVRIKNKSTPEGYKILSLCDAGYTYTFIFTFRIQTHPEIQQVSDLSKVGNEVYHLISQLPIEDKSFNIYMDNYFSSIKLFKYLREKKIGACGTVYTNSANFPKKEYDIDHDRQAQMQLKVDISDQLRGYYGTQLPVRRTWMPLFFWLLDTALVNSYLILKKVNTNINHKDFRLQIVWDLIEESLKESEKKPHTRNQVDKLTNQFKFIYIDPQQYVTAKYELPIIRLFPEGHYPEWRETRSSCVWSLCCNKERSNCFKDFHTYKEDDN from the exons atgaaagaatttaaaatttggctagcaatattaatatatgctg ATTGTACTATTCTGCCTGAGTTTTGGTATTCAAAGGTAGATCCTTTAGCAACTCATATCCGAACAGTTTCCAAAACAATTTGTATACCatcatcaaatatttctattgATGAGATGATTGCAAGATTTTCTGGAAAAAGTGCTCATACTGTaagaattaaaaacaaatCTACTCCAGAAGGTTACAAGATTCTTTCTCTTTGTGATGCTGGCTATACATacacttttatttttaccttCAGAATTCAAACCCACCCAGAAATTCAGCAAGTATCAGATTTAAGTAAAGTAGGAAATGAAGTATATCACCTTATATCTCAATTACCAATAGAAGATAAATCATTCAATATCTATAtggataattatttttctagtattaaactttttaaatatttgcgtgaaaaaaaaataggagcATGTGGAACTGTTTATACAAATAGTGCTAATTTCCCAAAG AAAGAGTACGACATCGACCACGACAGACAAGCACAAATGCAGCTAAA AGTTGATATTTCTGATCAATTACGAGGGTATTACGGGACTCAGCTACCAGTACGAAGGACATGGATGCCACTGTTTTTTTGGCTTTTAGATACTGCATTAgttaattcatatttaatattaaaaaaagttaatacaaatattaatcataAGGATTTTAGATTACAAATAGTATGGGATTTAATTGAAGAAAGTTTAAaagaaagtgaaaaaaaacCACATACACGAAACCAAGttgataaattaacaaatcaatttaagtttatttatattgatcctCAGCAATATGTTACAGCAAAATATGAGCTTCctataataagattatttcCAGAAGGTCATTATCCTGAATGGAGAGAAACAAGAAGTAGTTGTGTATggt ccttATGTTGTAATAAGGAAAGAAGTAATTgttttaaagattttcataCATATAAGGAAgatgataattaa
- a CDS encoding uncharacterized protein (SECRETED:cutsite_ADC-TI; SECRETED:prob_0.4695); SECRETED:SignalP(1-16) — protein sequence MKEFKIWLAILIYADCTILPEFWYSKVDPLATHIRTVSKTICIPSSNISIDEMIARFSGKSAHTVRIKNKSTPEGYKILSLCDAGYTYTFIFTFRIQTHPEIQQVSDLSKVGNEVYHLISQLPIEDKSFNIYMDNYFSSIKLFKYLREKKIGACGTVYTNSANFPKINNENENQIERVRHRPRQTSTNAAKV from the exons atgaaagaatttaaaatttggctagcaatattaatatatgctg ATTGTACTATTCTGCCTGAGTTTTGGTATTCAAAGGTAGATCCTTTAGCAACTCATATCCGAACAGTTTCCAAAACAATTTGTATACCatcatcaaatatttctattgATGAGATGATTGCAAGATTTTCTGGAAAAAGTGCTCATACTGTaagaattaaaaacaaatCTACTCCAGAAGGTTACAAGATTCTTTCTCTTTGTGATGCTGGCTATACATacacttttatttttaccttCAGAATTCAAACCCACCCAGAAATTCAGCAAGTATCAGATTTAAGTAAAGTAGGAAATGAAGTATATCACCTTATATCTCAATTACCAATAGAAGATAAATCATTCAATATCTATAtggataattatttttctagtattaaactttttaaatatttgcgtgaaaaaaaaataggagcATGTGGAACTGTTTATACAAATAGTGCTAATTTCCCAAAG attaataatgaaaatgaaaatcaaataGAAAGAGTACGACATCGACCACGACAGACAAGCACAAATGCAGCTAAAGTCTGA
- a CDS encoding COPII subunit yields MANLPPTQYNRPPPSPNFRPMQNTEPNQPIQRGPSPYRPQPPGPGGASPNQRPVTDPRQQISPLGRPYTPPGPPNSQTRPPPPGVSPSPPLPASFRPQPPPSNVPPSGAAPVNFSQGIASQIRPPMSPGYRPVQIQPSTPGHLPSYPVQQTSGSGYQVAQSNSASPPPTESPVSPTGNRATSPPVGTHKSKRLYPKQINEAYTETNTYQTFTPAAASNITGQQPLHPQHQQPQYFTPAGDQNYTSMAPSVPSPYNQQYTQPQQSPMTALTNQFSNMGVAGPSQAHLISVNLIGMPPNVKDLDDPPPTINLPPNTSVTPSDKANCDPSYKRSTLNAIPATSSLLSKSRLPLGLIITPYRSLKEGDDPVPVITDTVIARCRRCRTYINPFVTFAEGGQKWRCNMCFLLNDVPPQFDWDIQTNQQVDRWKRAELNHGVVEFVAPTEYMVRPPQPPVYLFVIDVSYPAVQSGAVATAARTILESLDRIPNEENRTKIGFITVDTSLHFYSLNSSASAPQMLVVSDLEDVFLPQPDDLLVNLTESRSVVESLLRSLGDMFKDTQIVGNALGSALLAGFKLISPIGGKIVVLQSSLPNINPGALKPREDPKALGTPKESVLLQSADPFYKKFAVDCSRSQVCVDMFLLGSQYSDVATLGCCPRYTGGQTYFYPAFNAGRSEDALKFAHEFAEFLASPVALEAVMRVRASKGIRMTAFHGNFFVRQTDLLALPNVSRDHSYTIEVGIEENITTPTVCFQTALLHTTCFGERRIRVLTLALPVTNSISEVFTSADQIAITTLLANKAVERSLSSKLEDARDALTNKMIDILGVYKSALTGSQSGASPQLQICDNLKLLPLLSLGLLKHVGLRTSSQIPTDLRSYAMCLLTTMPSQLLIPYLHPRFYSLHNLSQEAGTYGSEGTIMPESLNLSSEKLERHGAYLLEDGQNIFIWIGRQVSPQLCIDLLDVRSYEEIRAGKVSLPQLDNAFSQRVNAIIGKTREMRRGVYYPHLYIVKEDGDPSLRLWFLSHIIEDRTDTVKSYHQWLAHLKDKVNSGSF; encoded by the exons atgGCTAATCTACCACCAACTCAATATAACCGTCCTCCACCGTCTCCAAACTTTCGTCCGATGCAGAATACTGAGCCAAATCAACCAATACAAAGAGGACCTTCTCCTTACCGTCCGCAACCTCCTGGTCCTGGTGGTGCTTCTCCAAATCAACGACCCGTTACAGATCCTCGCCAACAAATATCACCTTTAGGGCGTCCTTATACGCCTCCCGGTCCACCTAACTCTCAAACGCGACCGCCTCCACCGGGTGTTAGCCCATCGCCCCCATTGCCTGCCAGTTTTCGACCACAACCTCCTCCAAGTAATGTCCCCCCTTCTGGTGCCGCTCCAGTCAATTTTTCGCAAGGAATAGCCAGTCAAATAAGACCACCAATGTCGCCGGGCTATAGACCTGTTCAAATACAACCATCGACACCTGGACATTTACCGTCTTATCCAGTTCAACAGACTTCAGGTTCCGGTTATCAAGTAGCGCAGTCGAATTCTGCCTCTCCTCCTCCAACTGAAAGTCCAGTGTCACCTACAGGAAATCGTGCAACATCGCCGCCAGTTGGAACTCATAAATCAAAGCGTTTATATCCTAAGCAAATAAATGAAGCTTACACGGAAACTAACACATATCAAACTTTTACACCAGCAGCGGCTTCTAATATAACCGGTCAGCAACCATTACACCCACAACATCAACAGCCTCAGTACTTTACTCCTGCTGGAGATCAAAATTATACATCCATGGCACCATCCGTACCTTCACCGTATAACCAGCAATACACGCAGCCACAACAGTCGCCAATGACTGCGTTGACGAATCAATTTAGTAATATGGGTGTCGCAGGACCTTCCCAG gcaCATTTGATTTCCGTTAATTTGATTGGTATGCCACCGAATGTCAAAGATCTAGATGATCCACCGCCAACGATAAATTTGCCACCTAAc ACGTCTGTAACTCCTTCGGACAAAGCGAATTGTGATCCATCCTATAAGCGATCCACTCTCAACGCCATTCCCGCCACGTCATCACTATTATCTAAATCTCGACTTCCTCTTGGCTTAATTATTACTCCTTATAGAAGTCTGAAAGAGGGTGAC GATCCGGTTCCTGTTATCACGGATACTGTCATAGCAAGATGCCGTAGATGTAGGACATATATTAATCCATTCGTTACTTTTGCAGAAGGTGGACAAAAATGGAGGTGTAATATGTGTTTTCTGTTAAATGATG TTCCACCTCAATTTGACTGGGACATACAAACAAATCAACAAGTAGACAGATGGAAACGTGCCGAATTAAATCACGGTGTCGTAGAATTCGTGGCGCCAACAGAATATATG GTGCGTCCGCCTCAACCTccagtttatttatttgtaattgaCGTTTCATATCCTGCAGTGCAATCGG GTGCAGTTGCAACAGCCGCAAGAACCATTTTGGAGTCATTGGATCGGATACCTAATGAAGAAAATCGTACAAAGATCGGCTTTATTACAGTGGATACttcattacatttttataGCCTCAAT TCTAGTGCATCAGCGCCACAAATGCTTGTTGTATCTGATCTTGAGGATGTATTTCTTCCACAACCAGATGATTTATTGGTAAATTTGACGGAATCTCGGTCAGTTGTTGAGTCTTTACTTAGGAGTCTTGGTGATATGTTCAAAGACACTCAGATTGTTGGCAATGCTTTAGGTTCTGCTCTTTTAGCCGGTTTTAAACTAATT TCTCCAATTGGAGGAAAAATTGTAGTATTACAATCTAGTTTACCGAATATTAATCCTGGAGCTCTAAAACCACGCGAAGACCCTAAAGCATTGGGTACTCCTAAa GAATCTGTATTATTACAATCTGCGGATcccttttataaaaaatttgcgGTTGACTGTTCTCGGTCTCAAGTCTGTGTGGATATGTTTTTACTCGGTTCACAATATTCAGATGTAGCCACGCTAG GTTGCTGTCCACGATATACGGGAGGGCAAACATATTTTTACCCTGCATTCAACGCAGGAAGATCAGAGGATGCACTCAAATTTGCACATGAATTTGCTGAATTTTTAGCAAGTCCTGTTGCACTGGAAGCTGTTATGAGAGTACGAGCTTCAAAGG gCATACGTATGACTGCTTTCCatggtaatttttttgttcGTCAAACGGATCTTCTGGCTTTGCCTAATGTTTCAAGGGATCACTCATATACAATTGAAGTGGGTATAGAAGAAAATATAACCACTCCGACAGTATGCTTTCAGACTGCTCTTTTACATACAACTTGTTTTg GTGAACGTCGAATTAGAGTTCTTACGCTCGCATTACCAGTAACGAATAGTATTAGTGAGGTTTTTACTTCCGCTGATCAAATTGCCATAACTACATTACTAGCAAATAAAG CGGTTGAACGATCATTATCCTCAAAATTGGAAGATGCTCGAGATgcattaactaataaaatgattGATATTCTTGGTGTATACAAGTCGGCTCTCACAGGTTCTCAGTCGGGAGCCTCGCCGCAATTGCAAATTTGTGATAATCTCAAATTATTACCCTTGTTATCACTTGGGCTGCTAAAGCat GTTGGTCTTCGTACGAGTTCGCAAATTCCAACAGATTTGCGTTCGTATGCTATGTGTTTATTGACGACGATGCCTTCTCAGCTATTAATTCCTTATTTACACCCACGATTCTATTCGCTACATAATTTGTCGCAGGAA GCTGGAACGTATGGATCTGAAGGTACAATAATGCCCGAGTCACTTAACTTGAGTAGTGAAAAATTAGAACGGCATGGGGCATATTTATTAGAAGacggtcaaaatatttttatttggattGGTAGACAAGTATCACCTCAATTGTGTATAGATTTATTAGATGTTCGATCATATGAAGAAATTCGTGCTGGAAag GTCTCTTTACCACAACTTGATAATGCATTCTCACAACGGGTGAATGCAATAATCGGTAAAACTAGAGAAATGCGACGTGGCGTTTATTATCCTCATCTTTATATAGTTAAGGAAGACGGCGATCCATCATTACGATTGTGGTTTTTGTCACATATTATAGAGGACCGCACAGATACGGTCAAGAGTTATCATCAATGGTTAGCTCATTTAAAAGATaag GTTAATTCTGgttcattttaa